A single window of Zea mays cultivar B73 chromosome 10, Zm-B73-REFERENCE-NAM-5.0, whole genome shotgun sequence DNA harbors:
- the LOC103641337 gene encoding uncharacterized protein translates to MDGNATAETVPPSASLAHKRARSEDSDEGGRGDPRANQPPPDKVRVDPPSPPNRLSAFGRRQELGFVHANPPSSFPDRRPGRSVRRRRRRSSLSAGTSAAGSRSKGGHPFSDRSTLSRSASFELHGPRMAENNSNTPFRPPAACPNSGNQMFPPPLWDPQMWQAQGFDPTQPNMFTNPTSHMTNPNWSQGQNDPSPYTFRTPWNPYFGMTNPGGPTTQTSFGQPTFVPPIPCPQVSTHVPIQTDPINLESEAEHSVQEVNSPTKPSDTPGTYRRTKEQNFKPDEDLLLCKTWLEISSDPVISTGQRKEGLWARIEKRYNELRGEFPLRLNRALSSRWDKIRAETGKFAGFYARVLRENQSGLTDNDKTSKAATLYATSQKKPFHFMHCWTRLKNEPKWDAMVHGSPWRGTAGTEPGRSLTPTGSVNEVEYDEGGSRGKRPLGRDSAKASRKKSMSSSSQSTDYLSKIHDMQVARFKQSAEKSDLKQQNIEFMKEVELKKLEVQSKEILVQEKKLMMEDWNKKDEELNKLYAMDMDALPDELRAVYIARRKALIEYFINNPV, encoded by the exons ATGGATGGGAACGCTACGGCGGAGACCGTCCCCCCTTCGGCTTCCTTGGCACACAAGCGCGCGCGCTCGGAAGACTCCGACGAAGGAGGTCGAGGCGATCCGCGGGCGAACCAACCGCCGCCGGACAAGGTACGCGTCGATCCGCCGTCGCCCCCGAATCGTTTGTCTGCGTTCGGCCGGCGACAAGAACTCGGGTTCGTCCACGCGAATCCGCCTTCATCCTTCCCGGACCGGCGACCCGGCCGATCCGTGCGAAGACGGCGGCGCCGCTCGTCTCTTTCCGCCGGGACGTCAGCTGCGGGGTCGAGGTCGAAGGGAGGTCATCCATTCTCCGATAGATCTACGCTCAGCCGATCTGCGTCGTTCGAGCTTCACGGTCCAAG AATGGCTGAGAACAACTCAAACACACCTTTTCGACCACCTGCTGCCTGCCCCAATTCAGGTAACCAAATGTTCCCCCCACCCTTGTGGGATCCTCAAATGTGGCAGGCCCAAGGTTTTGACCCAACACAGCCTAATATGTTTACTAATCCTACATCCCATATGACCAATCCTAACTGGTCCCAGGGACAGAATGACCCATCTCCATATACCTTTCGTACTCCATGGAACCCATATTTTGGTATGACCAATCCAGGGGGTCCTACAACACAAACATCCTTCGGTCAACCAACGTTTGTACCACCCATTCCATGTCCACAGGTTTCGACCCATGTTCCAATCCAGACTGACCCTATAAATTTGGAATCCGAAGCAGAACACAGTGTCCAGGAAGTGAACAGCCCTACCAAACCTTCTGATACACCTGGGACTTATAGGAGGACAAAGGAACAGAACTTCAAACCTGATGAAGACCTGTTGCTTTGCAAAACTTGGCTAGAGATTAGTAGTGACCCAGTTATTAGCACAGGGCAGAGGAAGGAGGGTTTGTGGGCTAGAATTGAGAAAAGGTACAATGAACTTAGAGGTGAGTTTCCTTTAAGGTTGAATAGGGCTCTGAGCAGCAGGTGGGACAAAATAAGAGCAGAAACAGGAAAATTTGCTGGATTCTATGCTAGAGTCTTAAGGGAAAACCAGAGTGGCCTCACAGATAACGACAAG ACATCAAAAGCTGCAACTCTTTATGCAACGTCACAGAAAAAGCCATTTCATTTCATGCATTGCTGGACGCGACTTAAAAACGAACCGAAATGGGATGCCATGGTTCATGGAAGCCCCTGGAGAGGCACTGCGGGGACGGAGCCTGGCCGTAGTCTTACACCGACAGGCTCTGTTAATGAAGTTGAATATGATGAAGGTGGTTCAAGAGGGAAGAGACCATTAGGACGTGACTCCGCGAAAGCTTCAAGGAAGAAGTCAATGTCCAGTTCATCTCAGTCTACTGACTATCTTTCAAAAATCCATGACATGCAAGTAGCAAGGTTCAAGCAAAGTGCAGAAAAATCAGACCTAAAGCAGCAGAACATTGAGTTCATGAAGGAAGTTGAACTGAAGAAGTTGGAGGttcaatccaaggaaatactagtACAGGAAAAAAAATTGATGATGGAAGATTGGAATAAAAAAGACGAAGAGCTCAACAAACTTTATGCTATGGACATGGATGCGTTACCTGATGAATTGCGAGCTGTTTACATCGCAAGGAGAAAAGCTTTAATCGAATATTTCATCAACAATCCTGTGTGA
- the LOC100283254 gene encoding Eyes absent homolog, translating into MDEAVPALATGQASTDAVTEQPVNVYIWDMDETLILLKSLLDGSYAGAFDGLKDHEKSTEIGKRWENLILELCDEHFFYEEIENYNEPYLNALNEYDDGRDLTSYDFEADCFSSPYDDANKKKLAYRHRAIGEKYAKGLEKVLDGHMVKVCNDQYSLTDKYTDGWLSSAHKLLEEALGKSASAPSANSSSINCIVTSGSLIPSLAKCLLYHLDDVVSSENVYSSWEVGKLQCFKWIKERFDGPNVRFCAIGDGHEECSAAQVMKWPFIKIEFRPEAHHRFPGLDLPTVQTYMDVIYESSSKDG; encoded by the exons ATGGACGAGGCTGTTCCTGCTTTGGCTACCGGCCAAGCTTCAACCGACGCCGTGACAGAGCAGCCTGTGAATGTGTACATATGGGACATGGATGAGACACTCATTTTGCTCAAGTCACTTCTGGATGGCTCATATGCTGGGGCTTTTGATGGCCTCAAGGATCATGAGAAAAGTACTGAAATAGGAAAGCGATGGGAGAACCTCATTCTTGAACTCTGTGATGAGCACTTCTTTTATGAGGAG ATTGAGAACTACAATGAACCCTATCTCAATGCCTTGAATGAATATGACGATGGGAGAGACTTGACCTCATATGATTTTGAGGCTGACTGTTTTAGTTCACCATATGATGATGCGAACAAAAAGAAGCTTGCTTACAGGCATCGTGCTATTGGAGAGAAATATGCAAAG GGTTTGGAAAAGGTTCTGGACGGACACATGGTCAAAGTCTGCAATGATCAGTACAGTTTGACTGACAAATATACTGATGGCTGGCTGTCTTCAG CTCATAAGTTACTGGAAGAAGCATTGGGCAAATCAGCATCAGCACCTTCAGCCAACTCTTCAAGCATCAACTGCATAGTTACATCAGGGTCACTGATTCCAAGCCTTGCCAAATGTTTGCTGTATCACCTGGATGATGTGGTCTCATCTGAGAACG TCTACAGCTCATGGGAAGTGGGTAAGCTGCAGTGCTTCAAATGGATCAAGGAGCGCTTCGACGGTCCAAACGTCCGCTTCTGTGCAATCGGTGATGGCCACGAGGAGTGCAGTGCTGCGCAGGTCATGAAATGGCCATTCATCAAGATCGAGTTCCGCCCTGAAGCCCATCACAGGTTCCCTGGCCTAGACTTGCCCACAGTGCAGACCTACATGGATGTGATATACGAGTCATCGAGCAAAGATGGTTGA
- the LOC109943006 gene encoding uncharacterized protein has translation MESLKSLVFSSSSDDSDDEIDTFLLAQHVEHLVVGDTSTRRRRSSLPRRVIHRNHAAGENLIKHHYFGPNPVYPSHVFRRRFRMHRPLFLRILRAVQREDEYFTIRCDATGLAGLGPLQKVCAALRILAYGLPTDAVDEYIQIGQTTARDCLIRFCRAIISCFSERYLRIPNHDDIARILRVNADRGFPGMLGSIDCMHWEWRNCPTAWRGQFCGRNSRPTMILEAVAGYDLWIWHAFFGMPGTNNDLNVLHRSPVFDPLRNGTMPPVHFTINGTTYNFGYYLADGIYPNWPTFVKAKCHAFEEKKVHFTTKQESCRKDIERAFGVLQARWAVLRGPAYGWDRNHLADMMTACIIMHNMIVEDEGDGAANVDFIGPSGPPEPCNNTPEVRNEWLHNHIRSELPNDPDQDITCQATYLSLQHNLIEHLWARRGSMG, from the exons ATGGAGTCACTGAAAAGCCTTGTGTTCTCCTCGTCATCCGACGATTCCGACGATGAGATCGATACCTTCTTGCTAGCCCAACATGTTGAGCACCTTGTAGTAGGAGACACGAGCACGCGGCGTAGGCGCTCCTCATTGCCTCGCCGAGTTATCCATAGGAACCACGCTGCTGGAGAAAATCTCATCAAACATCACTACTTCGGACCTAATCCTGTGTATCCATCACATGTCTTTCGCCGAAG GTTTCGGATGCATCGTCCTTTGTTCCTACGTATCCTTCGTGCCGTTCAGCGAGAAGACGAATACTTCACTATTCGTTGTGATGCAACCGGTTTAGCAGGGCTTGGTCCATTGCAAAAGGTTTGTGCTGCATTGCGTATCCTTGCGTATGGGTTACCAACCGATGCGGTAGATGAGTACATACAGATTGGACAGACTACCGCTAGGGACTGCCTTATCCGTTTTTGTCGCGCAATCATCTCTTGCTTTAGCGAACGATACCTTCGTATCCCTAACCACGACGACATTGCTCGCATACTACGTGTAAACGCCGACAGGGGGTTTCCGGGTATGCTAGGCTCTATCGATTGTATGCATTGGGAATGGCGCAACTGTCCTACTGCATGGCGCGGACAGTTTTGTGGGCGCAATTCGAGACCAACAATGATACTAGAGGCAGTCGCTGGGTACGATTTGTGGATTTGGCATGCCTTCTTTGGAATGCCTGGTACCAACAATGATCTGAACGTGCTTCATCGGTCACCTGTGTTTGATCCGTTACGTAATGGGACGATGCCACCAGTGCACTTCACTATTAATGGGACCACTTACAATTTCGGATACTACTTAGCAGATGGCATATATCCAAATTGGCCTACCTTTGTAAAAGCTAAATGCCACGCATTTGAGGAAAAAAAGGTTCACTTTACAACCAAGCAAGAGAGTTGTCGAAAAGACATTGAGCGAGCATTTGGAGTTTTGCAGGCAAGGTGGGCTGTTCTACGTGGACCCGCTTATGGTTGGGATCGTAATCACCTTGCAGACATGATGACTGCTTGCATTattatgcacaacatgattgtcgAGGACGAAGGAGATGGTGCAGCAAATGTGGACTTCATTGGCCCCTCTGGGCCACCAGAGCCGTGTAACAATACTCCTGAGGTCCGCAACGAGTGGCTTCACAATCATATCCGCTCAGAGTTACCAAACGATCCCGACCAGGACATCACATGTCAGGCAACTTACTTGTCTTTACAGCACAACCTCATAGAACACCTGTGGGCTCGTCGAGGCTCCATGGGTTGA